A genomic segment from Dermacentor silvarum isolate Dsil-2018 chromosome 11, BIME_Dsil_1.4, whole genome shotgun sequence encodes:
- the LOC119433407 gene encoding zinc finger HIT domain-containing protein 1, whose translation MSNKRKLFGSEEPRTKMSGSFHQISSGDKRESGRVKDANLRRVLDSAARMRRQKKAVDGLEHDNFHDDPHANLVMHKKAPKFEETLEAKRKRRSKGEPLKARFKRSFNALLEEHQASNPEAPSYSHANVPPSKLPPRHFCAVCGFQSNYTCVSCGSRYCSIKCLGVHRDTRCLKWTA comes from the coding sequence ATGTCTAATAAGCGGAAACTGTTCGGCTCGGAAGAGCCGCGAACCAAAATGAGCGGTTCTTTCCACCAGATAAGCAGCGGCGACAAACGCGAGTCGGGCCGCGTTAAAGATGCCAACCTGCGCCGTGTGCTCGACTCCGCAGCTCGAATGCGGCGCCAGAAGAAAGCCGTCGACGGCCTCGAGCACGACAACTTCCACGACGACCCGCACGCCAATCTGGTGATGCACAAAAAGGCGCCCAAGTTCGAAGAAACCTTGGAGGCGAAGCGCAAACGCAGAAGCAAAGGTGAGCCCTTGAAGGCGCGCTTCAAGCGGAGCTTCAACGCCCTCTTGGAAGAGCACCAGGCCAGCAACCCGGAGGCGCCCAGTTACAGCCACGCCAACGTGCCGCCGTCCAAGCTGCCGCCGAGACACTTCTGTGCCGTTTGCGGCTTTCAGTCCAACTACACCTGCGTTTCATGCGGTTCTAGGTACTGCTCCATCAAGTGCTTAGGTGTGCACAGAGACACCCGCTGCTTGAAATGGACAGCGTAG